In Euphorbia lathyris chromosome 9, ddEupLath1.1, whole genome shotgun sequence, the following are encoded in one genomic region:
- the LOC136206403 gene encoding uncharacterized protein, with protein sequence MALQEDGWPLGLRPVNARIGMVRNRDQFNGSISFTTLLTASPTCTTDSSSDLDTQSTGSFFHDKSITLGSLIGVSSILELSRRSTRRRTSEETLKDEKNCRSRFWLFSLCSKLSTDAVKTEERAPSLGQFLQAERRAINRNSPNFVYGPNDFSPVVPLSSHVNPLFVGDEIVPQARDDGGGGRRNNGYGAPLLFS encoded by the exons ATGGCTCTGCAG GAAGATGGATGGCCTCTTGGTTTAAGACCAGTAAATGCAAGGATTGGGATGGTGAGAAATAGAGATCAGTTTAACGGATCAATTTCATTCACTACTTTGCTCACTGCTTCTCCTACCTGCACTACCGATTCTTCCTCAGATCTTGATACTCAg TCAACGGGATCATTCTTCCATGACAAGAGCATAACGCTCGGGAGCCTGATCGGAGTTTCTAGCATACTAGAGCTTTCACGAAGATCAACCAGGAGAAGAACATCAGAAGAAACATTAAAAGACGAGAAAAATTGCAGGTCGAGGTTCTGGTTGTTTTCACTGTGCTCAAAGCTAAGTACTGATGCAGTTAAAACAGAAGAAAGAGCACCTTCTCTGGGTCAATTTCTTCAAGCAGAAAGAAGAGCAATTAATAGGAATAGTCCTAATTTTGTGTACGGACCAAATGATTTCTCACCAGTTGTGCCTCTTTCTTCACACGTGAATCCACTATTTGTCGGTGATGAGATTGTTCCCCAAGCTAGGGATGATGGAGGAGGAGGCAGAAGAAATAATGGGTATGGAGCTCCactattattttcatga